A section of the Mycobacterium sp. 3519A genome encodes:
- a CDS encoding hemolysin family protein has protein sequence MNDPWVIAALTVGLIAVSAFFVAVEFALLAARRHRLEEAAEKSVPARYALRSTRELSVLLAGSQLGITACTLALGATTKPAVHYWLTPLIHAWGAPLWAADVAGFVLALVVVTFLHLVIGEMAPKSWAIAHPERVATVLAIPMRAFMTVTRPLLLALNQAANWCLRRVGVTPVDDVDSGQDPEALRHLVEHSAKVGTLDQEHYRSLATALELERLTVGDIVSRTARLTTVPADADPAGIQAQSRATRHQRILVRGDDGAVVGVVHVRDSLRAPRGVTARDLIRPVLSLPVDTKVYRAVQIMQQGRNHLALVVEDGETVGLITLTDLLQRLLPDAA, from the coding sequence ATGAATGACCCATGGGTGATCGCCGCGTTGACTGTCGGCCTGATCGCGGTCAGCGCATTCTTCGTGGCGGTCGAGTTCGCATTGCTGGCCGCCCGGCGGCATCGCCTGGAGGAGGCAGCCGAGAAGAGCGTTCCGGCGCGGTATGCGCTTCGCAGCACCAGGGAACTGTCGGTTCTGCTGGCCGGTTCGCAACTAGGTATCACCGCGTGCACGTTGGCGCTCGGCGCGACAACTAAACCCGCAGTGCACTATTGGCTCACCCCATTGATTCATGCATGGGGCGCGCCGCTGTGGGCGGCCGACGTGGCGGGGTTCGTGCTCGCGCTCGTCGTCGTCACGTTCCTGCACCTGGTGATCGGTGAGATGGCGCCGAAGTCATGGGCGATCGCGCATCCCGAGCGGGTGGCGACGGTGCTCGCGATACCGATGCGCGCATTCATGACCGTGACCCGTCCGCTGCTGCTCGCCCTCAATCAGGCCGCCAACTGGTGCCTGCGCCGCGTTGGCGTCACACCGGTCGACGACGTCGACAGCGGCCAGGATCCGGAAGCGTTGCGCCACCTCGTCGAGCATTCCGCGAAAGTGGGCACGTTGGACCAGGAGCACTATCGGTCGCTGGCCACCGCGTTGGAACTCGAGCGTCTCACGGTAGGTGACATCGTCTCGCGCACAGCGCGTTTGACGACCGTTCCCGCGGATGCCGACCCAGCGGGCATACAGGCGCAGTCGCGGGCGACACGACACCAGCGGATACTGGTTCGCGGTGACGACGGCGCCGTCGTCGGAGTGGTGCACGTTCGTGACAGCTTGCGAGCCCCGCGCGGTGTGACGGCCCGCGACTTGATACGACCGGTGCTGAGCCTGCCGGTCGACACCAAGGTGTATCGGGCCGTTCAGATCATGCAGCAGGGGCGCAACCACCTCGCTCTCGTCGTCGAGGACGGTGAGACGGTCGGCTTGATTACGCTGACCGATTTGCTGCAGCGTCTGCTCCCGGACGCCGCCTAA
- a CDS encoding hemolysin family protein yields the protein MLRALLDIGLGIAVVVLITAFTAYFVAQEFAYTAVNRSRLTARAQAGDASAQRALGVTRRTSFMLSGAQLGITVTGLLAGYVAEPLIGTGFAALVGGGVASTAGIAVGAAVSLLFCTLIQMLFGELVPKNLAIAMPEAVARTLATSTHWYLRLFGWLIALFDRSSNLLLRVLRMEPVHDIEQAATARDLEHIVASSRSAGQLPAELSVLLDRILDFPTSTAEHAMIPRTHVDTVRADESVDAVLTRMATGHTRYPVVGDSTDDLLGVLDLDAVLDANPQAVAGTRCRPAVRVPGSLPLPEVLNQLRAANDQMAFVIDEYGGFAGIVTIEDIAEEVVGEIADEHDGDDSGVVRRRDGWLLPGDMHVDEAQRVLDHRLPDGDYETLAGLLIEHLGRLPAVGDKVEIWLPQRKLLAATVKAVERRVPASVLVSVEDGDE from the coding sequence ATGCTGAGGGCCTTGCTCGACATCGGCCTCGGAATCGCTGTCGTCGTTCTGATCACCGCGTTCACGGCGTACTTCGTCGCGCAGGAGTTCGCCTACACGGCGGTCAACCGGTCGAGACTGACTGCGCGGGCGCAGGCGGGCGACGCGTCTGCCCAGCGAGCGCTTGGCGTCACCCGGCGCACGTCGTTCATGCTGTCGGGCGCACAACTGGGCATCACCGTGACAGGCCTGTTGGCCGGATATGTCGCCGAGCCACTGATCGGCACCGGGTTCGCGGCGCTGGTCGGCGGCGGCGTCGCGAGCACCGCGGGCATCGCCGTCGGCGCCGCGGTGTCACTGTTGTTCTGCACGTTGATTCAGATGTTGTTCGGCGAACTGGTGCCCAAGAACCTCGCGATCGCGATGCCCGAAGCGGTCGCCCGCACGCTGGCCACCTCGACGCACTGGTATCTGCGGCTGTTCGGGTGGCTCATCGCGCTGTTCGACCGCTCGTCGAATCTGCTGCTGCGAGTGCTGCGAATGGAGCCCGTGCACGACATCGAACAGGCGGCCACCGCGCGGGATCTCGAGCACATCGTCGCCAGCTCACGCTCGGCCGGCCAGCTGCCTGCCGAGCTCTCTGTGCTGCTCGACCGGATCCTGGACTTTCCAACCAGCACCGCCGAACACGCCATGATCCCGCGCACCCACGTCGACACCGTGCGCGCCGACGAGTCCGTCGACGCGGTGCTGACCCGGATGGCGACCGGGCACACGCGTTACCCCGTCGTCGGCGACTCCACCGACGACCTCCTGGGGGTGCTGGACCTCGACGCCGTTCTCGACGCGAACCCGCAAGCCGTCGCAGGGACTCGGTGCAGACCCGCCGTCCGGGTGCCCGGCTCGCTGCCGCTGCCCGAGGTGCTCAACCAGCTGCGTGCGGCCAATGACCAAATGGCGTTCGTGATCGACGAATACGGTGGCTTCGCCGGCATCGTCACGATCGAGGACATCGCCGAGGAAGTGGTCGGCGAGATCGCCGACGAGCACGACGGTGACGACAGCGGAGTGGTGCGACGCCGCGACGGCTGGCTGCTGCCCGGCGATATGCATGTCGACGAGGCCCAGCGGGTCCTCGACCACCGCCTTCCCGACGGTGACTACGAGACATTGGCCGGACTGCTGATAGAGCACTTGGGCAGGTTGCCCGCCGTGGGTGACAAGGTCGAGATCTGGCTGCCACAGCGAAAGCTGTTGGCCGCGACGGTGAAAGCGGTCGAGCGCCGCGTTCCTGCCTCCGTCTTGGTCAGCGTGGAGGACGGCGATGAATGA
- a CDS encoding propionyl-CoA synthetase, which translates to MGGYRDLFDASIADPTAFWAEAAKAVTWTREPTRVLDDSNPPFYRWFPDGELNTCANALDRHVDGGRADQPALIYDSPVTGSQRTYTYRELLDETARFAGVLRGLGVGKGDRVVIYMPMVPEAVIAMLACARLGAVHSVVFGGFAAHELATRIDDAKPAVIVTASCGVEPTRTVDYKPMVDSALEMAEHAPPACVILQREQRPCEPLAGRDHDWRELMASAEPVDPVPVAATDPLYVLYTSGTTGKPKGIVRDNGGHAVALLWSMRHIYDTHPGEVYWAASDVGWVVGHSYIVYGPLLLGATTVLYEGKPVGTPDAGAFWRVASEHGVKALFTAPTAIRAIKKEDPEALHLAKYDLSALKYLFQAGERLDPATYGWASDILGIPVVDHWWQTETGWAIAANPMGVEALPIKPGSPTVPMPGYDVRILRIDGSPCEPGEEGAICIRLPLPPGTLPTLWGDDDRYEASYLCEHPGYYLTGDGGYFDEEGYLFVMGRIDDVINVAGHRLSTGSIEAVLAKHPAVAECAVIGVHDQVKGQVPRGLVVLKAGASAAGIADELVQLVRDEIGAVACLKVVDVVAALPKTRSGKILRKTMRGIAHGKDEPVPSTIEDPAVLDALKPVLKP; encoded by the coding sequence ATGGGTGGATACCGCGACCTGTTCGACGCCAGCATCGCCGATCCGACGGCCTTCTGGGCCGAGGCCGCCAAGGCGGTGACGTGGACCCGTGAGCCGACCCGCGTGCTGGACGACTCGAACCCGCCGTTCTACCGCTGGTTTCCCGACGGTGAGCTGAACACCTGCGCCAACGCCCTGGACCGTCACGTCGACGGCGGGCGCGCCGACCAACCCGCGTTGATCTACGACTCCCCGGTGACCGGATCGCAGCGCACGTACACCTACCGCGAGCTGTTGGACGAGACCGCCCGCTTCGCCGGGGTGCTGCGCGGGCTGGGTGTCGGCAAGGGCGACCGCGTCGTCATCTACATGCCGATGGTGCCGGAGGCGGTGATCGCGATGCTGGCGTGCGCGCGACTGGGCGCGGTGCATTCGGTGGTGTTCGGCGGTTTCGCCGCGCACGAACTGGCGACGCGCATCGACGACGCCAAGCCGGCGGTGATCGTCACCGCCTCATGCGGGGTCGAGCCGACGCGGACCGTCGACTACAAGCCGATGGTCGACAGCGCGCTGGAGATGGCCGAACACGCCCCACCCGCATGCGTGATCCTGCAGCGGGAGCAGCGACCCTGCGAGCCACTGGCGGGACGCGACCACGACTGGCGCGAGTTGATGGCTTCTGCCGAACCCGTCGACCCGGTGCCCGTCGCGGCGACCGATCCGCTGTACGTGCTGTACACCTCCGGCACCACCGGCAAGCCGAAAGGCATCGTGCGCGACAACGGCGGACATGCAGTGGCGCTGCTGTGGAGCATGCGCCATATCTACGACACCCATCCCGGCGAAGTCTATTGGGCGGCAAGCGATGTCGGCTGGGTGGTGGGCCACTCCTACATCGTGTACGGGCCGCTGTTGCTCGGCGCGACGACCGTGCTTTACGAAGGTAAGCCGGTCGGCACCCCGGACGCCGGCGCGTTCTGGCGGGTGGCGTCCGAGCACGGCGTCAAGGCGCTGTTCACCGCGCCGACGGCGATCCGCGCGATCAAGAAGGAAGACCCGGAGGCGTTGCACCTGGCCAAGTACGACCTGTCGGCGCTGAAGTATCTGTTCCAGGCCGGCGAGCGACTCGACCCCGCCACCTACGGCTGGGCGTCGGACATCCTCGGCATCCCCGTCGTCGATCACTGGTGGCAGACCGAAACAGGCTGGGCCATCGCGGCCAATCCCATGGGCGTCGAAGCGCTGCCGATCAAACCCGGTTCGCCGACCGTGCCCATGCCGGGATACGACGTCCGGATCCTGCGGATCGACGGTTCGCCGTGTGAACCCGGCGAAGAGGGCGCGATCTGTATCAGGTTGCCGCTGCCGCCGGGCACTCTGCCGACGCTGTGGGGTGACGACGACCGTTACGAGGCGTCGTATCTGTGCGAGCATCCCGGCTACTACCTCACCGGCGATGGCGGCTACTTCGACGAGGAGGGCTACCTGTTTGTGATGGGCCGCATCGACGACGTCATCAACGTTGCGGGACACCGACTTTCGACCGGTTCGATCGAAGCCGTGCTGGCGAAGCACCCCGCGGTGGCCGAGTGTGCGGTGATCGGCGTTCACGATCAGGTCAAAGGCCAGGTGCCCCGCGGGCTGGTCGTGCTGAAGGCCGGCGCGTCTGCGGCCGGGATCGCAGACGAACTGGTTCAGTTGGTGCGCGACGAGATCGGCGCGGTGGCGTGCTTGAAAGTTGTTGATGTCGTTGCCGCCCTGCCGAAGACGCGGTCGGGCAAGATCCTGCGCAAGACGATGCGGGGTATCGCCCATGGTAAGGACGAACCGGTGCCGTCGACCATTGAGGACCCGGCAGTGCTCGACGCTTTGAAGCCCGTACTCAAGCCTTAA
- a CDS encoding alpha/beta fold hydrolase: MPSEPPPIEGVRRSFVEARGVRFHVTESGPPDGRPVLALHGWPQHHWAYRELLADPPPGLRIIAPDLPGYGWSGPAPHKWAKEDVASDVLALLDALGLDRVLLVAHDWGGYVGYLMVLRAPERFDGYLALNMGYPWVTARVLLPHFHDLLKYQPLIAFLGVPVQRYTDFLYLAYKVGSALDREQVRVYVDRFRDPVVARAGADTYRTFLLREIPRGARHPEKRRATVPIRAIFGVKDTVVHESMVSPENALADDYTLEKVDATHFIIDERPDLIRARLVALADETAR, from the coding sequence ATGCCATCCGAACCGCCGCCCATCGAAGGCGTCCGCCGGTCATTCGTCGAGGCGCGCGGGGTGCGTTTCCACGTCACGGAATCCGGTCCGCCGGACGGCCGGCCCGTCCTCGCGTTGCACGGCTGGCCGCAGCATCACTGGGCCTACCGCGAGCTGCTCGCCGACCCGCCGCCGGGGCTGCGCATCATCGCGCCCGATCTGCCCGGCTACGGCTGGTCGGGGCCCGCGCCGCACAAGTGGGCCAAGGAGGACGTCGCCAGCGACGTGCTGGCGCTGCTCGACGCGCTCGGACTCGACCGGGTGCTGCTCGTCGCGCACGACTGGGGCGGCTATGTCGGTTACCTGATGGTCCTGCGGGCCCCCGAACGCTTCGACGGGTATCTCGCGCTGAACATGGGCTATCCCTGGGTGACGGCGCGGGTACTGCTGCCGCATTTCCACGACCTGCTGAAGTACCAGCCGCTGATCGCGTTCTTGGGCGTGCCCGTTCAGCGCTACACCGACTTTCTCTATCTGGCGTACAAGGTCGGCTCCGCGCTGGACCGTGAGCAGGTGCGCGTCTATGTGGACCGGTTCCGCGATCCGGTGGTGGCGCGCGCGGGCGCGGACACCTACCGCACCTTTCTGCTGCGTGAGATCCCCAGAGGCGCACGGCATCCCGAGAAGCGGCGGGCGACTGTGCCCATCCGCGCCATCTTCGGCGTCAAGGACACCGTCGTCCACGAGTCGATGGTCTCGCCGGAGAACGCGCTGGCCGACGACTACACCCTGGAGAAGGTCGACGCCACGCACTTCATCATCGACGAGCGCCCCGACCTGATTCGCGCGCGGCTGGTGGCGCTGGCCGACGAGACCGCGCGCTGA
- a CDS encoding SDR family oxidoreductase — MANPNGLALVTGASSGIGFELAKLFADDGYDLVIAADDGAIHASADKLAGSGVQVRPFQVDLRRADEVERLYRSATEGGTRLAAAALNAGIGRAGPFVGGDLDDDLSIIDLNVRSTVHLAKLVLTDMTAARTGKVLFTSSISSTMPGSLQTIYNASKSFVQSFAEALHDELRDSGVTVTSLMPGPTQTDFFRRGGMLDTVIGRMPKDDPAAVAKQGYDALMRGDRKVVASSLLSKSIGMVNRVLPDSVKAIGSRMISMRIGHDR, encoded by the coding sequence ATGGCAAATCCGAACGGGCTCGCGCTGGTCACCGGCGCCTCGAGCGGTATCGGCTTCGAGCTGGCGAAGCTGTTCGCCGACGACGGCTATGACCTCGTCATCGCGGCCGACGACGGTGCCATCCACGCCAGCGCCGACAAACTCGCAGGCAGCGGCGTGCAGGTCCGGCCGTTCCAGGTCGACCTGCGCCGGGCAGATGAGGTCGAGCGCCTCTATCGCAGCGCCACCGAAGGCGGCACACGACTTGCGGCCGCGGCGCTCAACGCGGGCATCGGGCGGGCGGGTCCGTTCGTCGGCGGCGATCTCGACGACGACCTGAGCATCATCGACCTCAACGTCCGATCGACGGTGCACCTGGCCAAGCTCGTCCTGACCGACATGACCGCCGCCCGAACCGGCAAGGTGTTGTTCACGTCGTCGATCAGTTCGACCATGCCGGGTTCGCTGCAGACCATCTACAACGCCTCGAAGTCGTTCGTCCAGTCGTTCGCCGAGGCGCTTCACGACGAACTGCGCGACAGCGGCGTGACCGTCACCTCGCTGATGCCGGGCCCGACGCAGACGGACTTCTTCCGGCGCGGGGGCATGCTCGACACCGTCATCGGTCGGATGCCCAAGGACGATCCGGCCGCAGTCGCCAAACAGGGCTACGACGCGTTGATGCGCGGTGACCGCAAGGTGGTCGCGTCATCACTGCTGTCGAAATCGATCGGAATGGTCAATCGGGTGTTACCCGACTCCGTCAAAGCAATTGGCAGCCGGATGATCTCGATGCGGATAGGACACGACAGATGA
- a CDS encoding SRPBCC family protein has translation MTGPAAIDSSLTVKRDTTATRQQVWDVMADGWTYSQWVVGNTRMRAVDPRWPEPGSKIHHTIGIWPVVLNDETEVESSTPLEELVLLAKGRPFGGARIVLRLHDIPGGCRIEMAEVPVGGPLNLLPRRLALALAYPRNRECLARLAALAERRHEPE, from the coding sequence ATGACAGGGCCAGCAGCAATCGACAGTTCTCTGACCGTCAAGCGTGACACCACCGCGACCCGCCAGCAGGTGTGGGACGTGATGGCGGACGGCTGGACGTATTCGCAGTGGGTGGTGGGCAACACCAGGATGCGGGCGGTTGACCCGCGCTGGCCTGAGCCTGGGAGCAAGATCCACCACACCATCGGGATCTGGCCCGTCGTGCTCAACGACGAGACAGAGGTCGAATCGTCGACACCGCTGGAGGAACTCGTCCTGCTCGCCAAGGGCCGTCCGTTCGGCGGCGCTCGAATAGTGTTGCGGTTGCACGACATTCCTGGCGGCTGCCGCATCGAGATGGCCGAGGTGCCGGTCGGTGGGCCGCTGAATCTGCTGCCGCGCCGACTCGCACTGGCGCTGGCCTATCCCAGGAACCGGGAATGCCTGGCGCGGTTGGCGGCGCTGGCGGAACGGCGGCACGAGCCCGAGTGA
- a CDS encoding NAD(P)/FAD-dependent oxidoreductase: protein MSTHTVDAVVIGAGHNGLVAAATLADAGWDVLVLEAQAEPGGAVKSAELFPGYVSDLYSAFYPLSVASPALRALHLEDHGLRWSHAPAVVGHARSADDDDAAVIYHEIDRTVDDLGRRQRGDGDRWCELHEQWLRIKEPLLSALFSPFPPVRGLVGLLRKLGTADALRLAHRLLLPAGVMAEQLFDGDAARLLLLGNAMHADVPIDAPGSGVMGYLLIMMAQDGGWPVPVGGAGQLAAALVNRARSAGAHIECSRPVDGIEVRGGRAVAVHTADGATVRVRRAVIADTSAPRLYGSLLPPHAVPDAVLRDMEHFVWDTPVLKVNYALDSPIPWRSKSLNEAGTVHLGADHDGLIRWMADLNTATLPEHPFMLFGQMTTADPTRSPAGTESAWAYTHLPPGVADDDSAEQVAQAVDRVLEEHAPGFTGHVVGKTIQRPSDLEGSDANLHGGAVNGGTSQLYQQLIFRPTPGFGRAETPVQNVYLGSAGAHPGGGVHGVCGRNAARAALAGDGARGWPRRQLTRAVMSLLTASRRKPAQKSAK from the coding sequence GTGAGTACGCACACCGTCGACGCCGTCGTGATCGGCGCCGGCCACAACGGTTTGGTCGCCGCGGCCACTCTGGCCGACGCCGGGTGGGATGTGTTGGTGCTGGAGGCGCAGGCCGAACCGGGCGGCGCGGTGAAGAGCGCCGAACTGTTCCCCGGCTACGTCAGCGACCTGTACAGCGCGTTCTATCCGCTGTCGGTCGCTTCCCCTGCGCTGCGGGCGCTGCACCTGGAGGACCACGGTCTGCGGTGGTCGCACGCACCTGCGGTGGTGGGGCACGCGCGGTCGGCCGACGATGACGACGCCGCGGTCATCTACCACGAAATCGACCGCACCGTAGATGATCTGGGGCGACGTCAGCGCGGAGACGGCGACCGGTGGTGTGAGCTCCACGAGCAGTGGCTTCGCATCAAGGAGCCGCTGCTGTCGGCGCTGTTCTCGCCGTTCCCACCGGTGCGGGGATTGGTCGGGTTGCTGCGCAAGCTCGGCACCGCGGACGCGTTGCGACTCGCGCATCGTCTGTTGCTGCCCGCCGGCGTGATGGCCGAACAGTTGTTTGACGGCGATGCGGCGCGACTTCTGTTGTTGGGCAATGCAATGCACGCAGACGTGCCGATCGACGCGCCGGGCAGCGGGGTGATGGGATACCTGCTGATCATGATGGCGCAGGACGGCGGATGGCCGGTGCCGGTCGGCGGCGCCGGCCAACTGGCGGCGGCTCTGGTCAACCGGGCGCGATCGGCCGGTGCGCACATCGAGTGTTCTCGGCCGGTGGACGGTATCGAGGTCCGCGGCGGGCGCGCCGTCGCCGTCCACACCGCCGACGGTGCGACGGTGCGCGTCAGGCGTGCGGTCATCGCCGACACGTCCGCGCCGCGGCTGTACGGCTCACTGTTACCCCCGCACGCTGTTCCCGATGCGGTGCTGCGTGATATGGAGCATTTCGTCTGGGACACACCGGTTCTCAAGGTCAACTACGCGCTCGACAGCCCGATCCCGTGGCGTTCGAAGAGCCTCAACGAGGCCGGCACGGTGCATCTGGGGGCCGACCACGACGGCTTGATCCGCTGGATGGCCGACCTGAACACCGCGACGCTGCCCGAACACCCGTTCATGTTGTTCGGGCAGATGACGACGGCCGACCCCACCCGATCGCCGGCTGGCACCGAAAGTGCTTGGGCGTACACGCATCTGCCGCCTGGGGTGGCTGACGACGACTCCGCCGAACAGGTCGCGCAGGCCGTCGACCGGGTGCTCGAAGAGCATGCTCCCGGCTTCACCGGCCACGTCGTCGGCAAGACGATCCAGCGGCCGTCGGACCTGGAGGGCAGCGACGCCAATCTGCACGGCGGCGCGGTCAACGGCGGCACGTCACAGCTGTACCAGCAGTTGATCTTCCGCCCGACCCCCGGCTTCGGCCGCGCTGAAACTCCGGTGCAGAACGTCTATTTGGGCAGCGCAGGTGCCCATCCCGGCGGCGGCGTCCACGGGGTCTGCGGACGCAACGCGGCGCGCGCCGCGCTGGCGGGCGACGGCGCACGGGGTTGGCCACGGCGCCAGCTCACCCGCGCAGTGATGTCACTTCTCACCGCGAGCAGACGCAAACCTGCACAAAAATCCGCGAAATAG
- a CDS encoding DUF5313 family protein: MIRRPNPIRWIWYTFGGTLGPRYREWVLRDLTGRTRWERQIVRAVVQVVPLAAVLLPALGFGWIAWVGVGCGLVLALIYSAAYFDPSVEHRLARHGYPAGTAQRILGERENAKHPDRMRRYLQNYRDTA, encoded by the coding sequence ATGATCCGCAGACCCAACCCAATTCGCTGGATCTGGTACACATTCGGCGGGACACTCGGACCCCGCTACCGCGAGTGGGTGCTGCGCGATCTCACTGGCCGCACCCGGTGGGAACGCCAGATCGTGCGGGCGGTCGTGCAGGTGGTGCCGCTCGCCGCCGTGCTACTGCCCGCGCTGGGATTCGGATGGATCGCGTGGGTGGGTGTCGGCTGCGGACTGGTGTTGGCGCTGATCTACTCCGCCGCCTACTTCGACCCCTCGGTTGAGCACCGGCTGGCCAGGCATGGTTACCCGGCAGGCACCGCGCAACGAATCCTCGGCGAACGTGAGAACGCCAAGCATCCGGACCGGATGCGCCGCTATCTGCAGAACTACCGCGACACCGCCTGA
- a CDS encoding MarR family winged helix-turn-helix transcriptional regulator: MPSGVAAEVDPLALERQVCFALAVTNRAVLAVYRPLLEPLGLTHPQYLVMLSLWDNAKAGGEPLSVKDIARLLQMDSATLSPMLKRLQAQGLITRSRSEVDERTTHVELTPKGRNLRKQALKVPPAVVARLGVELSELEHLHQVLTGINTAALAAGALDAELDR, encoded by the coding sequence GTGCCCAGTGGAGTCGCTGCGGAGGTCGATCCGCTCGCATTGGAGCGCCAGGTGTGTTTCGCGCTCGCCGTCACCAACCGTGCGGTGCTCGCGGTGTATCGGCCGCTGCTCGAACCGCTGGGTCTGACTCATCCGCAGTACCTCGTGATGCTGTCGCTGTGGGACAACGCGAAAGCCGGCGGCGAACCGCTGTCGGTCAAAGACATCGCGCGCTTGCTGCAGATGGACTCGGCGACCCTGTCGCCGATGCTCAAGCGGCTGCAGGCCCAGGGTCTGATCACCCGGTCACGCAGCGAGGTCGATGAGCGCACCACCCACGTCGAGCTGACGCCGAAAGGCCGCAACTTGCGTAAGCAGGCGCTGAAGGTTCCGCCGGCGGTGGTCGCGCGATTAGGCGTCGAACTGTCCGAGCTCGAGCACCTCCATCAGGTCCTCACTGGTATCAACACCGCGGCGCTGGCCGCCGGTGCGCTCGATGCGGAATTGGACCGATGA
- a CDS encoding DUF732 domain-containing protein, with protein MWSKAVRVVIVGAAMSLAFAPSAAADSAGFLHAVVPTYNNVTPQQLLTAGYNACSSIRGGMNSTDAILQVQHEIGVSVPAAGDIVSAAVVHLGC; from the coding sequence GTGTGGTCGAAAGCTGTTCGGGTCGTGATCGTCGGTGCGGCGATGTCGCTGGCGTTCGCCCCCTCCGCGGCCGCGGACAGCGCAGGCTTCCTGCACGCCGTGGTGCCCACCTACAACAATGTGACGCCGCAGCAGTTGCTGACCGCGGGGTACAACGCCTGCAGTTCGATCCGCGGCGGGATGAACTCCACTGACGCCATACTCCAGGTGCAGCACGAGATCGGCGTATCGGTGCCCGCGGCCGGTGACATCGTCTCGGCCGCCGTGGTCCACCTCGGCTGCTAG
- a CDS encoding response regulator codes for MTPQKTRVLVIDDEPQILRALRINLSVRGYEVTTAATGAEALRSAADHRPDVIVLDLGLPDMSGIEVLGGLRGWLTAPVIVLSARTDSADKVEALDAGADDYVTKPFGMDEFLARLRAAVRRGATSSETDEPVIETSSFTVDLAAKKVTKNGAEVHLTPTEWGMLEMLVRNRGKLVGREELLKEVWGPAYAKETHYLRVYLAQLRRKLEDDPSRPVHLLTEAGMGYRFQQ; via the coding sequence ATGACACCACAGAAGACCCGGGTACTCGTCATCGACGACGAACCGCAGATCCTGCGCGCGTTGCGGATCAACCTGTCGGTGCGCGGCTACGAAGTCACCACCGCCGCGACCGGGGCGGAGGCGCTGCGGTCGGCGGCCGATCACCGACCCGACGTGATCGTGCTGGACCTCGGCCTGCCCGATATGTCGGGTATCGAGGTGCTCGGCGGGCTGAGGGGTTGGCTGACGGCGCCGGTGATCGTGCTGTCGGCGCGGACGGATTCCGCCGACAAGGTCGAAGCACTCGACGCCGGCGCCGACGACTACGTGACGAAACCCTTTGGGATGGACGAGTTTCTGGCCCGACTGCGGGCGGCGGTACGCAGGGGCGCGACGTCCTCGGAGACCGACGAACCGGTCATCGAGACGTCGTCGTTCACCGTCGACCTGGCCGCGAAGAAGGTGACGAAGAACGGCGCGGAGGTCCATCTGACGCCGACCGAGTGGGGCATGCTCGAGATGCTGGTGCGCAACCGCGGCAAGCTGGTGGGCCGCGAAGAGTTGCTCAAGGAAGTCTGGGGACCGGCATACGCCAAGGAGACCCATTATCTGCGGGTGTATCTGGCGCAGTTGCGCCGCAAACTCGAAGACGACCCGTCGCGGCCGGTGCATCTGTTGACCGAGGCGGGCATGGGCTACCGCTTCCAGCAATAG